In one Candidatus Ozemobacteraceae bacterium genomic region, the following are encoded:
- a CDS encoding secondary thiamine-phosphate synthase enzyme YjbQ, with translation MLIEETVKTQHPQTLVDVTELVRSAVRKSGLKEAHVLVSVPHTTAALTINENADPDVINDILRRIERIVPTDDHSDRHAEGNSHAHLKSSLFGSCHPFIVKDGDLVLGTWQGIYLCEFDGPRTRKLLISVLAS, from the coding sequence ATGTTGATTGAAGAGACGGTGAAAACACAGCATCCTCAAACGCTCGTCGACGTAACCGAACTGGTTCGCAGCGCGGTGAGAAAGTCCGGCCTGAAGGAAGCCCACGTTCTGGTCTCGGTTCCGCACACCACTGCGGCGCTGACCATCAACGAGAACGCTGATCCCGATGTCATAAACGACATCCTCAGGCGCATCGAGCGGATCGTCCCGACCGACGACCATTCCGACCGGCACGCGGAAGGGAACAGTCATGCACATCTGAAATCGAGCCTGTTCGGGTCGTGCCACCCATTCATTGTGAAGGACGGCGACCTCGTCCTCGGCACTTGGCAGGGCATCTACCTGTGCGAATTTGACGGCCCGCGCACACGCAAATTACTGATCAGTGTTTTAGCATCGTGA
- a CDS encoding alpha-amylase family glycosyl hydrolase, with amino-acid sequence MTSPTLATFFTGNGSRPFDRLPADRCGKIYVDLPHRFFADTASMFEYLRSARDLGANVMLLLPHFLPSFSEYVVKDYERPCALFGTWDRFTSFMAAVRDLGMDRMIDIPFNHADQQAEHLAKHWFKQHETGGTEAGADDVDADGNRVRINWGAYVLENGNPELIRYWLDKVIVPHVGHRNVNAIRIDAAWGLDRNGLASIVRETKRKYPDTWFVAENLGMARLIDLAESGLAAGAERYFNNMYWYDGGRYIPSDIYRFYKRSGRKPSCAIWSSHDVLMPAMKALALADRQKYGEISNDKALHREIVDREGIRSLSQVSDDLRRKVITLMKLDFLLTCFMSSDLMFTAGSEYALLERINVLKTGPGEWARGIQTDFPTFMKQLLRVRAGDPLFNSDGVLIPFGTWKRSPADIKGYVKRVPGRDLLVAANMNLDEPRPLRLPNCIRRSERVREIVGDHFRESDGRNLSAEVMLAPGQGCVLYTVG; translated from the coding sequence ATGACATCCCCGACCCTGGCGACCTTTTTCACCGGCAACGGAAGCCGGCCGTTCGACCGGCTTCCGGCTGACCGGTGCGGCAAAATCTACGTCGACCTCCCCCATCGTTTCTTCGCCGACACCGCTTCGATGTTCGAGTATTTGCGAAGCGCGCGCGACCTCGGCGCGAACGTCATGCTGCTGCTGCCGCATTTCCTTCCGAGCTTCTCCGAGTACGTCGTGAAGGATTACGAACGCCCCTGCGCGTTGTTCGGCACGTGGGACCGGTTCACCTCCTTCATGGCCGCGGTGCGGGATCTGGGAATGGACCGCATGATCGATATTCCGTTCAATCATGCGGACCAGCAGGCGGAACATCTCGCGAAGCATTGGTTCAAACAGCATGAAACAGGCGGGACAGAAGCAGGCGCCGACGATGTCGACGCCGATGGCAACCGGGTGCGGATCAACTGGGGAGCGTATGTCCTCGAGAACGGCAACCCGGAATTGATCAGATACTGGCTCGACAAGGTGATCGTGCCCCACGTGGGACACAGGAACGTGAATGCGATACGGATCGACGCGGCCTGGGGCCTCGACCGGAACGGGTTGGCTTCGATCGTCCGCGAGACGAAGCGGAAATACCCCGACACCTGGTTCGTCGCGGAAAACCTGGGAATGGCGCGGTTGATCGACCTCGCCGAGTCAGGTCTCGCTGCCGGCGCCGAGCGGTATTTCAACAACATGTACTGGTATGACGGCGGAAGATATATTCCTTCTGATATATATCGATTTTACAAGAGATCTGGCCGCAAGCCGAGCTGCGCCATCTGGTCGAGTCACGACGTCCTGATGCCGGCCATGAAGGCGCTCGCCCTAGCCGATCGACAAAAATACGGCGAGATTTCGAACGACAAGGCTCTGCACAGGGAGATCGTCGACAGGGAGGGCATTCGCAGTCTGTCACAGGTTTCGGACGACCTTCGCCGGAAGGTCATTACCCTCATGAAACTGGATTTTCTGTTGACCTGCTTCATGTCGTCAGATCTGATGTTTACGGCGGGCAGCGAGTATGCGCTTCTCGAACGGATCAACGTGCTAAAAACGGGCCCTGGCGAGTGGGCACGGGGTATTCAGACGGATTTTCCGACGTTCATGAAGCAGCTTCTGCGTGTGCGTGCCGGCGACCCGCTGTTCAATAGCGATGGCGTTCTGATTCCGTTCGGAACCTGGAAACGTTCTCCAGCCGACATCAAGGGGTACGTCAAGCGCGTGCCCGGCCGCGATCTTCTCGTGGCGGCGAACATGAATCTCGATGAACCTCGACCGCTCCGATTGCCGAACTGCATCAGGCGCTCGGAGCGCGTTCGCGAAATCGTCGGAGACCATTTCCGGGAAAGCGACGGCAGAAATCTGTCCGCCGAGGTCATGCTGGCGCCAGGCCAGGGCTGCGTCCTGTACACGGTCGGATAG
- a CDS encoding M28 family metallopeptidase has product MRRMFLACVLLSLAAITVPAFALSGDAKSEFDEFIRNIREEKRVDQIGYLILAKLPPSRLSEDQILRTAGKYYYASPEGYLTHVNFVRLERLRQAKIQYSILDKKRLDDATESWKMVWVETSAQEAALRDLFEPLYSHKNTFFIRIRPEDEAKLIGLELRYSTLDETLIRQRVPAWPSPLKAAKFDPAVADQLASITASDMAATVETLQNFKSRQVSQPGNAEAVKWLAEQFEAIGGLEVTTPEFTYSSKKLMNVVAVQKGTVDPNTVIVVCGHMDSTVSSYNYATAPGADDNGSGAAGVLHVARVAGRLPLPYTVIYAEVNAEEVGLLGSKAVAKALAAQTGVQIKAVLNMDMIADRDDNEVAVIGNTRSNWLIDVFKDTALTYTGLKSKTLYDSNIWYSDHSSFWNIGASAILTIEGYPEMSKHYHKTTDVVANMEPTLMEKIARSQLAVLLTLNRATNFN; this is encoded by the coding sequence ATGCGACGTATGTTTCTTGCCTGCGTGCTGTTGTCTCTGGCCGCCATCACTGTACCGGCGTTTGCGCTGAGCGGCGATGCCAAATCCGAGTTCGACGAGTTCATCCGGAATATCCGCGAGGAAAAGCGGGTCGACCAGATCGGGTATCTGATTCTCGCGAAGCTTCCCCCTTCGCGGCTGAGCGAAGATCAGATTCTCCGAACGGCTGGCAAATATTATTACGCCTCACCGGAAGGGTATCTGACGCATGTGAATTTCGTCCGGCTCGAACGTCTCCGCCAGGCGAAAATCCAGTATTCGATTCTCGACAAGAAGCGCCTCGACGATGCGACCGAGTCATGGAAGATGGTCTGGGTTGAAACGTCGGCTCAGGAAGCAGCATTGCGCGACTTGTTCGAACCATTGTATTCGCACAAAAATACATTTTTCATCAGAATCCGGCCCGAAGACGAGGCGAAGCTCATCGGGCTCGAGCTCCGCTACAGCACGCTCGACGAAACCCTGATCCGTCAGCGCGTGCCGGCATGGCCCTCGCCCCTCAAGGCGGCAAAATTCGATCCGGCCGTCGCCGACCAGCTCGCCTCGATCACGGCTTCTGACATGGCGGCAACAGTTGAAACCCTCCAAAATTTCAAGAGCCGCCAGGTCAGCCAACCTGGGAATGCCGAGGCGGTCAAGTGGCTCGCCGAGCAATTCGAGGCGATCGGCGGCCTCGAGGTCACCACGCCTGAATTCACCTACAGTTCGAAAAAGTTGATGAACGTCGTCGCCGTCCAGAAGGGCACGGTCGATCCCAATACCGTCATCGTCGTATGCGGGCACATGGATTCCACCGTCTCCAGCTATAACTACGCGACGGCACCCGGCGCGGATGACAACGGCAGCGGCGCGGCCGGCGTTCTTCACGTCGCACGGGTCGCAGGCAGGCTTCCCCTTCCCTATACCGTGATTTACGCAGAAGTGAACGCCGAGGAAGTCGGCCTGCTCGGAAGCAAGGCTGTAGCAAAAGCCCTTGCCGCTCAAACCGGCGTTCAGATCAAAGCAGTCCTGAATATGGACATGATCGCCGACAGGGACGACAACGAGGTCGCCGTCATCGGCAACACCCGCAGCAACTGGCTGATCGACGTATTCAAGGACACCGCCCTCACCTACACGGGGCTCAAAAGCAAGACGCTGTATGACTCGAACATCTGGTATTCCGACCATTCCTCGTTCTGGAACATTGGAGCATCGGCCATCCTGACGATCGAAGGGTATCCGGAGATGTCGAAGCATTATCACAAAACCACGGATGTCGTCGCGAACATGGAGCCGACGCTCATGGAAAAGATCGCGCGGAGCCAGCTCGCCGTTCTTCTGACGCTGAACAGGGCGACCAATTTCAACTGA
- a CDS encoding F0F1 ATP synthase subunit epsilon, with protein sequence MSDFHLVIVAPSKKMLEFTARGISVPGMAGYIGVRKDREPLLVSMKVGVIHVITSDGEELFFGVTGGFFEMIDNEATVLADALIPQDAAEISEHLKGKKLTIPAEFASEIQKCDLASALLYKRIHH encoded by the coding sequence ATGTCAGACTTCCATCTCGTCATCGTCGCCCCCTCGAAAAAGATGCTGGAGTTCACCGCCAGAGGGATCTCCGTGCCCGGAATGGCGGGATACATCGGCGTGAGAAAGGACCGGGAGCCCCTGCTCGTCAGCATGAAGGTGGGCGTCATCCATGTGATCACGTCCGACGGCGAGGAACTGTTTTTCGGCGTGACCGGGGGGTTCTTCGAAATGATCGATAACGAGGCCACAGTGCTGGCCGATGCTCTCATCCCGCAGGATGCTGCTGAGATAAGCGAACATCTGAAGGGAAAGAAGCTGACGATACCGGCTGAGTTCGCCAGCGAGATACAGAAATGCGATCTTGCTTCGGCTCTCCTGTACAAGCGAATTCACCACTGA
- the atpD gene encoding F0F1 ATP synthase subunit beta — MNQGQILQVMGPAVDVKFEAGSLPSISNALEVVNSATKQRLVLEVAIHLGNDVVRTIAMGPTEGLIRGQEVKDTGAPISVPVGHNVLGRLFNLLGETLDGKEAIKSGERWPIHRAPPTFAQQGKTTEIFETGLKVIDLLIPYARGGKIGLFGGAGVGKTVLIMELINNIAKQHGGVSVFGGVGERTREGNDLYLDMKQSGVIDKTCLVFGQMNEPPGSRLRVALSALTMAEYFRDREGQDVLLFIDNIFRFVQAGSEVSALLGRMPSAVGYQPTLGTEMGALQERITSTTRGSITSVQAIYVPADDITDPAPATTFSHLDATTVLSRKIVELGIYPAVDPLTSTSRLLTAEILGDDHYNTARRVQEILQRYEDLHDIIAILGMEELSEEDRLIVNRARRIQKFLSQPFHVAEQFTGYKGKYVPLQETVASFKAIVEGKYDEYPEQAFYMVGNITEVEAKAEQLRATGEA; from the coding sequence ATGAATCAAGGCCAGATCCTGCAAGTCATGGGGCCCGCGGTCGATGTGAAATTCGAAGCCGGCTCACTCCCCAGCATTTCCAACGCGCTTGAAGTGGTCAATTCCGCGACGAAACAGCGCCTCGTGCTGGAAGTCGCCATTCACCTCGGCAACGACGTCGTGCGCACCATCGCCATGGGGCCGACCGAAGGCCTCATCCGGGGCCAGGAGGTCAAGGACACCGGCGCGCCGATCAGCGTCCCGGTCGGCCATAACGTGCTCGGCCGGCTCTTCAACCTCCTCGGCGAGACGCTAGATGGAAAGGAAGCGATCAAGAGCGGCGAGCGCTGGCCGATCCATCGTGCTCCGCCCACCTTTGCCCAACAGGGCAAGACGACGGAAATTTTCGAAACGGGTCTGAAGGTCATCGACCTGCTCATCCCGTATGCCCGCGGCGGCAAGATCGGCCTGTTCGGCGGCGCCGGCGTCGGCAAGACGGTCCTGATCATGGAACTGATCAACAACATCGCCAAGCAGCACGGCGGCGTCTCGGTGTTCGGCGGCGTCGGCGAGCGAACCCGCGAAGGCAACGATCTGTATCTTGACATGAAGCAGTCAGGTGTCATCGACAAAACCTGTCTCGTGTTCGGCCAGATGAACGAACCGCCGGGTTCCCGTCTGCGCGTCGCGCTTTCGGCGCTGACGATGGCAGAGTATTTTCGCGACCGCGAAGGTCAGGACGTTCTGTTGTTCATCGACAACATTTTCCGCTTCGTGCAGGCCGGCTCCGAAGTCTCGGCCCTCCTGGGGCGCATGCCCTCGGCCGTCGGCTACCAGCCCACTCTCGGCACGGAAATGGGCGCCCTCCAGGAACGCATCACCTCGACGACACGCGGATCGATCACTTCCGTCCAGGCGATCTACGTGCCTGCCGACGACATCACCGACCCGGCCCCGGCGACGACGTTCTCGCACCTCGACGCGACGACCGTTCTCTCGAGAAAGATCGTCGAACTCGGCATTTACCCGGCCGTCGACCCGCTGACGTCGACCTCCCGCCTGCTCACGGCGGAAATCCTGGGCGACGACCATTACAACACCGCGCGCAGGGTGCAGGAAATTCTCCAGCGGTACGAAGATCTGCATGACATCATCGCCATCCTGGGCATGGAAGAACTCTCGGAAGAAGACCGGTTGATTGTCAACCGCGCCCGTCGCATCCAGAAATTCCTGTCCCAGCCGTTCCACGTCGCCGAGCAGTTCACGGGCTACAAGGGCAAATACGTTCCCCTGCAGGAAACCGTGGCCAGCTTCAAGGCGATCGTCGAAGGCAAATACGACGAGTATCCCGAACAGGCATTCTATATGGTAGGAAATATCACCGAAGTCGAGGCGAAAGCCGAACAGCTTCGGGCGACCGGAGAAGCGTGA